One genomic region from Halobacteriovorax vibrionivorans encodes:
- a CDS encoding FecR domain-containing protein, which produces MNKLKSSHFNAFEIMLAVSGSVLVLLGIYLSQNLSKVDQISSELIIVGDTTDGRAKRKTERSFSWSEINNQETVFNNDQIFTSSNQTLNILLENKSSLEINPNSLVRVVINESKGLDLNIDQGTLKVDASETKQVLRINRGNSVVEVAKGGVVKLEKLNEENYGVKLLKGEASVINLLDEHKAKLDLKEGESTLVNSNSPSFTPEGISLAEGERLVATPKIKREEKKTIELNEKFDIGKIKQVYVKAVNDSAQPFVIDVKNKGFNVSLLKAGKYFVSTSPDFQTIDSFEISDSKVKVEIISIIKSSEIDISKNDRVKLDESLISQNISEVYLKPSGQRTNVIKLKVTDGSFITAPLASGKYLISTSPGFEKVDSFKVIGAIDKIDSRSLFFDDEINLADTKKVSLNPNLMTSEKIPDEIYIRSVNNSEAPLKIKVEDGLVNLSQLAVGSYIVSSSPNFQSMEVINVSNNVANQKIVTQDIVDTKKSTKVELNDISQIQKPTHVFVKPANSNLAPIKLSVIENKFDITTLASGKYIVATTQAFKAIDSFDILPSNDDIGSRVKETQQYTSFLETDEVDLLTQDKVTLKKKSTQLDSSHIYLKSTSLGSDVLTKISKLPITNGSFDISSLSFGKYIVSTSPDFSEFDSLDVVANKMDPIALKSKTIDYEKPVEVKLNIRKGIKSKVIIEYPDIKKKTEYVVSDNDFSFPSFDQENINVTVLPLVSVGAASVIPNISTANTSPNAKSISSNLAYEKKLNLKLENPYQLKEIKSKSLEDKIVTSININRPLIAPSHTVKLVEKASGALVPLSVGKDGGFESTNLKSGKYNLAVVNEESKVKLLSKEIKIDEAVLIKKKTVKNKQNVIVSSFSWDSPDTSSKPLEQSENKESYIVEVFDTANSLIMKKEVKQNSIDFESKDMSDYKIKVSKIEEGKKKALGEKEFKVKPPKNINPEEVKKYVMKYDSKNLCYRVTLPSYLTASKYFVEIYRDVQMTKIVREIWSNSSSFCWRSNRDGKYFFRYKYIDYWGSGSKYSDISEIIFPISPLTDF; this is translated from the coding sequence ATGAACAAGTTAAAATCTTCTCACTTTAATGCCTTTGAAATAATGCTTGCGGTATCAGGTAGTGTACTCGTCTTATTGGGTATTTATTTAAGTCAGAATTTATCGAAAGTGGATCAGATTTCATCAGAATTAATTATTGTTGGTGATACAACAGATGGAAGGGCCAAGAGAAAGACTGAGAGAAGTTTTTCATGGTCTGAAATTAATAATCAAGAAACGGTTTTTAATAATGATCAGATTTTTACCAGTTCAAATCAGACGCTCAATATATTACTAGAGAATAAGAGTTCTCTTGAAATAAATCCAAATAGCCTCGTTAGAGTTGTCATCAATGAATCAAAGGGACTTGATTTAAATATCGATCAAGGAACTTTGAAAGTAGATGCTAGTGAAACAAAACAAGTTCTAAGAATTAACCGTGGAAACTCTGTTGTTGAAGTTGCAAAGGGTGGGGTTGTAAAACTAGAAAAGCTTAATGAAGAGAATTACGGAGTTAAACTTCTAAAAGGAGAGGCTTCCGTTATAAACTTATTAGATGAACATAAAGCTAAGTTAGACCTAAAAGAAGGAGAGTCAACTTTAGTAAATTCTAATTCTCCTTCATTTACCCCAGAAGGAATAAGTTTAGCTGAAGGAGAGCGTCTTGTTGCTACACCTAAAATTAAGCGTGAAGAGAAGAAAACGATAGAGCTCAACGAAAAATTTGATATTGGAAAAATTAAACAAGTCTATGTAAAAGCAGTTAATGATTCAGCACAACCTTTTGTGATTGATGTGAAGAACAAAGGGTTTAACGTAAGCTTGTTAAAGGCAGGTAAGTACTTTGTTTCAACGTCTCCTGATTTTCAAACTATTGATAGTTTTGAAATTTCTGATTCTAAAGTTAAAGTTGAGATTATTTCCATTATAAAGTCTAGTGAAATCGATATATCAAAGAATGATAGAGTCAAGCTTGATGAGAGTTTGATTTCGCAAAATATCAGTGAAGTCTATCTTAAGCCTTCAGGGCAAAGAACAAATGTTATAAAATTAAAAGTTACTGATGGCAGCTTTATTACTGCACCTCTAGCGTCAGGTAAGTACCTAATTTCCACAAGTCCAGGGTTTGAGAAAGTTGATTCTTTCAAAGTCATTGGAGCAATAGATAAAATAGATAGTAGATCTCTATTTTTTGATGATGAAATTAATTTAGCAGATACAAAGAAAGTATCTTTAAATCCTAATTTGATGACATCAGAAAAAATACCAGATGAGATTTATATACGTTCAGTAAATAATAGTGAAGCACCTTTGAAAATAAAAGTAGAAGATGGACTTGTTAATCTATCTCAATTGGCAGTTGGAAGTTATATTGTCTCTTCATCGCCGAACTTCCAATCAATGGAAGTAATTAATGTAAGTAATAATGTAGCAAATCAAAAAATTGTCACACAGGATATTGTCGATACTAAAAAATCAACAAAAGTAGAGCTTAATGATATTTCTCAAATACAGAAACCTACTCATGTGTTTGTTAAGCCTGCAAATAGTAATTTAGCTCCTATAAAGTTAAGCGTAATAGAAAATAAGTTTGATATAACTACGCTTGCGTCTGGTAAGTATATAGTAGCTACTACACAAGCATTTAAGGCCATCGATAGTTTTGATATCCTTCCAAGTAACGACGATATAGGTAGTCGTGTTAAAGAGACTCAGCAGTATACTTCATTTTTAGAAACTGATGAAGTTGATTTACTCACTCAGGACAAGGTTACTTTAAAGAAAAAATCTACTCAATTAGACTCTTCACATATCTATCTTAAGTCTACAAGTCTAGGATCAGATGTATTAACTAAGATTTCAAAGTTACCTATAACAAATGGAAGTTTTGATATTAGCAGCTTAAGCTTTGGGAAATATATCGTTTCAACAAGTCCTGATTTTAGCGAATTTGATAGTCTTGATGTCGTTGCCAATAAGATGGATCCAATAGCACTTAAAAGTAAGACGATTGATTATGAGAAGCCTGTTGAAGTAAAACTTAATATACGAAAAGGTATTAAATCTAAAGTAATTATCGAGTACCCAGATATTAAGAAAAAAACTGAGTATGTTGTTTCTGATAATGACTTTAGTTTTCCATCATTTGATCAAGAAAATATTAACGTTACAGTACTACCACTGGTCTCAGTTGGAGCCGCATCTGTTATCCCCAATATATCAACAGCAAATACTTCTCCTAATGCAAAAAGTATTTCAAGTAATCTAGCTTATGAGAAAAAGTTAAATTTGAAGCTTGAGAACCCGTATCAATTAAAAGAAATCAAATCTAAGTCACTTGAGGATAAAATTGTGACATCGATTAATATAAACCGTCCTTTGATTGCCCCAAGTCATACTGTGAAATTGGTTGAGAAGGCAAGTGGTGCACTAGTTCCACTTTCTGTCGGTAAAGATGGTGGATTTGAAAGTACAAATTTAAAAAGTGGAAAGTATAATTTAGCTGTTGTTAATGAAGAGTCAAAAGTAAAACTTTTATCCAAGGAAATTAAAATTGATGAAGCTGTTTTAATTAAGAAGAAGACCGTTAAAAATAAGCAAAATGTGATTGTTAGCTCTTTTTCTTGGGACAGTCCGGACACTTCGTCAAAGCCTTTAGAGCAATCTGAAAATAAGGAATCATATATTGTCGAAGTCTTTGATACTGCAAATTCTTTGATTATGAAAAAAGAAGTAAAACAAAATAGTATTGATTTTGAAAGTAAGGATATGAGTGACTACAAGATTAAAGTCTCTAAGATTGAAGAGGGAAAGAAGAAAGCACTTGGTGAAAAAGAATTTAAAGTAAAACCACCAAAGAATATAAACCCTGAAGAAGTTAAGAAGTATGTCATGAAATATGATTCAAAGAATCTATGCTACCGAGTAACATTGCCTAGCTACTTAACTGCTAGTAAATACTTCGTTGAAATCTATCGTGATGTACAAATGACTAAGATCGTAAGAGAGATTTGGTCAAATAGCTCTAGTTTTTGTTGGCGAAGCAATCGAGATGGTAAATATTTTTTCCGTTATAAATATATAGACTATTGGGGAAGTGGCTCAAAATATTCGGATATATCTGAGATTATTTTTCCAATTTCTCCACTAACTGATTTCTAA
- a CDS encoding ATP-binding protein: MHFFNLRNKILSFGLIILILVTSFNLYYTYNVFEEDKESYIFENVLRSTELIDRELGKLISQPDKVKLQLKTQAFSEIKSLMESDKIFSYVIKHKDKIIFGEDNLFNKTEITSSSHQAMVKEISFNEAKYLAGIVTNKTNGITTIAYINKSKAFASLDYLIKKNIYFAIILFGIVLILTIFFARSITTPILQIIQRTVDISNGDYDNKVVVKTNDELRILGDSVNTMSHEIKTLLDQKQEMIVKLEEANKQLDIYSKDLEKLVDERTKDLKDANSYITAMLNSLSQGLFVIRPDGTCSDLYTNSCLSIFGNSPENKRFAEYIKSENDSATQKWLELTFAQKMPFESCAPLGPDNFQQGSLGDENFKYINFDYYPLMLDETLSGIVVLATDFTEKLVLEENIKRKEAYINNVTEYVLNEEIIKNLVSEANSLLDEIIDSPASDSFCDRALMVFHTLNGGFGTYSFSDIQQYAIECEEFIQTNESNPQVVNDIKIRAASAKELINESINELDEKFSNHNIISFEKDDIDYLSRSLSSLGSEGKEVLENFLHKKSISSIFNPYPKLVEKISQSLGKPMKDLIIPQSDFRIAPEKVQEFSNSLVHVFKNSMDHGIEPSDRRSELGKEEKGEIKIDIQTNNDQIKILISDDGAGLNTEAIKEKLLQKYESDEVEKLSEQDLMAKIFDPNFSTRDSVSEFSGRGIGMSAVKEAIEKLNGSIYVDSKKGHGTRFEFNLKV; this comes from the coding sequence ATGCACTTTTTTAATCTTCGAAATAAGATTCTTTCATTTGGCTTAATCATTTTAATCTTGGTTACTTCATTTAACCTCTACTATACCTACAATGTTTTTGAGGAGGATAAGGAATCATATATTTTCGAGAATGTTCTCAGAAGTACAGAGTTAATCGATCGAGAGCTTGGTAAGTTAATTAGTCAACCTGACAAAGTTAAGCTCCAATTAAAGACTCAAGCTTTTAGCGAAATTAAGTCCTTAATGGAGTCAGACAAGATATTTTCCTACGTTATAAAACACAAAGACAAGATTATCTTTGGAGAAGATAATTTATTTAACAAAACTGAGATAACAAGCTCTTCTCATCAAGCAATGGTAAAAGAGATAAGTTTTAATGAGGCTAAATATTTGGCCGGTATCGTGACTAACAAAACAAATGGAATCACTACAATTGCCTATATTAATAAAAGTAAGGCCTTTGCCTCCCTTGATTATCTAATAAAGAAGAATATCTACTTCGCAATTATACTCTTTGGAATAGTTCTTATTTTAACAATATTTTTTGCAAGAAGTATCACGACACCAATTCTACAGATCATTCAAAGAACTGTAGATATTTCTAATGGCGATTATGACAATAAGGTTGTTGTAAAAACCAACGATGAGCTTAGGATACTTGGGGATAGTGTCAATACAATGTCCCATGAGATTAAGACTCTTCTTGATCAAAAACAGGAAATGATCGTCAAATTAGAAGAGGCAAATAAGCAACTCGATATCTACAGTAAAGACCTCGAAAAACTTGTTGATGAAAGAACAAAAGACTTAAAGGATGCGAATTCATATATTACAGCAATGCTAAATTCTCTTTCACAAGGTTTATTTGTTATAAGACCAGATGGAACATGTTCTGACTTATATACAAACTCTTGCTTATCAATTTTTGGAAATTCCCCAGAAAATAAACGATTTGCGGAATATATTAAGTCCGAAAATGACTCAGCTACACAGAAGTGGCTAGAGCTAACTTTTGCACAGAAGATGCCTTTTGAAAGCTGTGCACCACTTGGACCAGATAATTTCCAACAAGGTAGTCTTGGAGATGAGAACTTTAAGTATATTAATTTTGACTACTACCCTCTTATGCTTGATGAGACTCTTAGTGGCATTGTTGTTTTAGCAACGGACTTTACAGAAAAATTAGTACTTGAAGAAAATATTAAGAGGAAAGAAGCTTATATTAACAATGTCACAGAGTATGTCCTCAATGAAGAAATCATAAAGAATCTAGTATCTGAAGCAAATAGTCTTCTTGACGAAATTATTGATTCACCTGCTAGTGACAGCTTTTGTGATCGCGCCCTTATGGTATTTCATACATTAAATGGTGGTTTTGGTACATACTCATTTAGTGATATTCAACAATATGCAATTGAATGTGAAGAATTCATTCAAACAAATGAGTCCAATCCACAAGTCGTAAACGACATAAAGATTCGTGCCGCATCTGCAAAGGAGCTTATTAACGAATCAATTAACGAGTTAGATGAAAAGTTTTCAAATCATAATATTATAAGCTTTGAAAAAGACGATATCGACTATCTATCAAGATCATTAAGCTCTCTTGGTAGCGAAGGTAAAGAAGTTCTTGAGAACTTTCTACATAAGAAATCGATATCAAGTATTTTTAATCCATACCCTAAATTAGTTGAGAAGATATCACAAAGCCTAGGAAAGCCGATGAAGGACTTAATCATTCCACAGTCAGACTTTCGTATAGCACCAGAAAAAGTTCAAGAATTTTCCAACTCTCTAGTACATGTTTTCAAAAATAGTATGGATCACGGTATAGAGCCAAGTGATCGAAGGTCAGAACTAGGAAAAGAAGAAAAAGGTGAAATTAAAATTGATATTCAAACTAATAATGATCAAATTAAAATATTAATAAGTGATGACGGAGCTGGACTCAATACAGAAGCGATAAAGGAAAAGCTTTTACAAAAGTATGAATCTGATGAGGTTGAAAAGCTAAGTGAACAAGACTTGATGGCAAAAATATTTGATCCCAACTTCTCCACAAGAGATAGTGTCTCCGAGTTCTCTGGACGAGGAATAGGAATGAGTGCAGTTAAAGAGGCCATTGAGAAGCTTAATGGATCAATTTATGTTGATTCCAAGAAAGGTCATGGCACACGCTTTGAATTTAATTTAAAGGTTTAA
- a CDS encoding LysM peptidoglycan-binding domain-containing protein, whose product MKSNSILSSIVILLTLQSCSFDSYNLVEQLGMEESKSEEVVVSEDEMVFDLGEVTAQKEHSILRSDSIFEDVPKTKLIEKEISFNDIKRGPASADEEAFDYYVVKQHDTAMKIAFYLYKDIRRWKDIKRLNGTTNLFTGQKIKVPVVPEVLDYTRPEGDPYLIKKDDTLGRISQKVYDGRSRYWINIWDNNKEVIDDYDLIFPGFTLYYKDYQTVRKEYHEVRKKYDFSNPKRRDISSIKN is encoded by the coding sequence ATGAAAAGTAATTCGATTTTATCAAGTATTGTCATTTTATTAACTCTTCAGTCATGTTCATTTGATTCATATAATTTAGTTGAACAACTAGGAATGGAAGAGAGTAAGAGTGAAGAAGTTGTTGTTTCTGAAGATGAAATGGTTTTTGATCTTGGAGAAGTCACAGCTCAAAAGGAACACTCTATACTTAGATCTGATTCGATTTTTGAAGATGTACCAAAAACAAAACTAATAGAAAAAGAAATAAGCTTTAACGATATTAAAAGAGGCCCAGCTTCTGCAGATGAAGAAGCCTTTGACTACTATGTCGTAAAACAACATGATACGGCCATGAAGATTGCCTTTTACTTATATAAAGATATTAGAAGATGGAAGGATATTAAAAGATTAAATGGTACGACTAATTTATTTACAGGGCAAAAAATTAAAGTTCCTGTTGTTCCAGAAGTTTTAGATTATACAAGACCTGAAGGTGATCCATACTTAATTAAAAAGGATGATACATTAGGACGAATTTCGCAAAAAGTATATGATGGACGTAGTCGCTATTGGATCAATATCTGGGATAATAATAAAGAAGTTATTGATGATTATGATTTAATTTTTCCTGGCTTTACTCTATATTACAAGGATTACCAAACTGTGAGAAAAGAGTACCATGAAGTACGAAAAAAGTACGACTTCTCAAATCCGAAGAGAAGAGATATTAGCTCAATAAAGAATTAA